The stretch of DNA AGCGTACTCGCTGCCATTCCTTCCAGCATTGTTCTGGGGCTATGTCTTCGTCGCTGCGCACGGCCAAAATGCCACGGACAGCATTACGACTGCCTGGGTGTCAACACAGAGGCGGTGGCGTTCTCGCTGGAGAAGACAAGGAACGCCAAGTGGGCCTCATAGCGATTGAGCACATCATCCATGACCTGCTGTTTGGTCAGGCCCATCAAGTCATAACCACCAGACCCCGTCTGGGTGAACACCTCCAGACGGTAATAGACATCGATCTCGCGCGGCATGCGGCCAGTGAACAGGGGTACAGGCGCCTCGACAATGGCGACGTGGTAATGGAAGTCACGGAATCTGTCCATCGATACCCGCAGCAACGGTTCCTCGATACCGCGTGTATTGACCAGGCTTTCCCGGGTGACGTGATAGCCCTGATGGCGAAATTCAGCAACGGCCTCGCCCAACGCTGGCCCGACTGTTCGGTTGAGGTACTGGGTGACCTGGTGCAGCGATGGATACGCCCGCAGGTGCTCGAGCCGTTGCTTCCAGGAGCGCTCCGGAACATGCCCCCCGCTAGCCGCCATCAGGGGCCGGTGCAGCACACGCCCTTCACGTTCGGCACGTTCCATGCGCAATACCTTGTAGAAGGACGCCATCACCAGATAAGCGATGACCGTCACCGGTAGCGCGAAGATCAGCGTTGCATACTCCATGGTCTTGACCCCGCCTGCGACCAGCATCGCCACAGTGAGCATGGCCGTGAGCAAGGCCCAGAAGATCCGCAGCCAGCTCGGGCCGTCATGGGAAGGGTCGGGAATCGTTGCAGAAAAGTTCGACATCACCATCGCCCCGGAATTGGCGCTGGTGAGGTAGAACAGCAAGCCTGACAGCGTTGCCAGACCAATCAGAAACATCGAGCCCGGGAACATCTGAAGCAGTGCATACCAACCCCGCTCGGGGCTGCCCATCGCCAGCGTGGCAAACTCGGTGTTGCCCTGAAGCACCTGGAAAAGTGCGCTGTTGCCGAACAGCGAGACAATGATGAAATCGCACAGCACGGGCGCAGTGACGGCCGCCAGGACGAATTCACGCAAGGTGCGACCTCGCGAGATTCGCGCCAGGAACACACCAACGAATGGCCCCCAGGCCAACCAGAAGGCCCAGAAAAACAAAGTCCACCCCGCCATCCAGCCGGCCCCGTCGGGCTCGTAGGCAAACGTCTGGAATGTACGCGCGGGAAAGGTGACGAGAAACTGACCGATGTTGGACACCAGTGCATTCAACAAGAACGCCGTCTGCCCAGTTATCAGGATGTACAGCATCATCGCCACGGCGCTCCAAAGGTTCAACTCGGCGATCCAGCGGATGCCTCGGTCAACCCCGGAGGTGGTGGCCGCAATGGTCAGTGCTACAGCACCCATCACCAGTGCGATCTGTAATGAGAGGCCCTGTTCCAATCCGAATATCAGCGAAAAACCAACACTCAGCAGTACCACACCAATACCCATCGACGTGGCGACTCCAAACACGGTGCCAACCAGCGCAATGATGCTGATGCCATCGCCCAAGGGGCCGCGCACGCGTTTGCCAAACAGTGGGTAGAGCGCGGCGCGAATCGACAGCGGCATGTCCCACCGATAGGCGAAGTAACCCATTGCCATGCCCAGCAGGGCATACATCGCCCACCCTGCGATGCCATAGTGAAACATGGTCCAGATGACCGCGTCCTGCATGGCCTGGGCTGTACCACCTTCGCCGCTGGGCGGGTGCATGTACTGTACGACCGGGCCGGTGACCGAATAGAACAGCATGTCTATGCCGACCCCTGCGGCGAACAGCATGGCAACCCAGGTCACCAGCTTGTACTGCGGCCGCGAGTGGTCAGGGCCGATGCGCACGTCCCCTTCCTTGGAAAACGCGACCCACAGCACGAAGCCGATGACCAAGGTCATCGTCAGCACGTAGTACCAACCCAGGTTCGTCGCAATCCAGTCGGTGGTCCGCTTCATCGC from Pseudomonas putida encodes:
- the betT gene encoding choline BCCT transporter BetT, which gives rise to MPFVPPKDQHCNGDDPTTSTTAGPCVKSMPAPVRSKVGGTARRPGRPGDADDPPVSRSDLSKGHDQLVVHREACINWRVLLVSSMVILVFSIATILMPDAARSAMKRTTDWIATNLGWYYVLTMTLVIGFVLWVAFSKEGDVRIGPDHSRPQYKLVTWVAMLFAAGVGIDMLFYSVTGPVVQYMHPPSGEGGTAQAMQDAVIWTMFHYGIAGWAMYALLGMAMGYFAYRWDMPLSIRAALYPLFGKRVRGPLGDGISIIALVGTVFGVATSMGIGVVLLSVGFSLIFGLEQGLSLQIALVMGAVALTIAATTSGVDRGIRWIAELNLWSAVAMMLYILITGQTAFLLNALVSNIGQFLVTFPARTFQTFAYEPDGAGWMAGWTLFFWAFWLAWGPFVGVFLARISRGRTLREFVLAAVTAPVLCDFIIVSLFGNSALFQVLQGNTEFATLAMGSPERGWYALLQMFPGSMFLIGLATLSGLLFYLTSANSGAMVMSNFSATIPDPSHDGPSWLRIFWALLTAMLTVAMLVAGGVKTMEYATLIFALPVTVIAYLVMASFYKVLRMERAEREGRVLHRPLMAASGGHVPERSWKQRLEHLRAYPSLHQVTQYLNRTVGPALGEAVAEFRHQGYHVTRESLVNTRGIEEPLLRVSMDRFRDFHYHVAIVEAPVPLFTGRMPREIDVYYRLEVFTQTGSGGYDLMGLTKQQVMDDVLNRYEAHLAFLVFSSENATASVLTPRQS